From the genome of Effusibacillus pohliae DSM 22757:
AGTGGGCTTTTTTCGCCAAAACCTCCCGCCCATCGACAAAGGATTCGACAAGTCGGCTGCCGAAATATGCGGTGAGGTGGGGGATGTGAAAAATAGGATACGGGAATTGCTGGATGGCAGGCCGGTTACCTGGCTTGCGGAAAAATCGGGCGTTAAACGCACGACGATTCATACATACATAAAAGGCGGGATTCCCCAGTTGGATAAAGCGTATGCTATAGCGAGAGTCTTCGGGGTGTCAGTATACGATATATGGCCGGATCTGTGACGGCCATTATTTTTTGTCTGTTTCGACAATTACTTATCATAAGTGTCGAATACTCGACATATGCATTTACCATCACACCGCAAGAGGAGAGGGGATGCGACGTGATGGATGGCGAAAAGAAGCGGTTTGTCACTTTTAACCTGGCAAAACCGGAAGAAGCAAAACTGTTTGAGTTCTCTAAGACGATCAATTTCGCCCAGTTTGTTAAGCAGGCTCTGGCAGCGGAAATGCGAATCAGAAACCATGTGAGGGGAGATGGGTGGCAACAAAAAAGACCCTCCGAATGAGGGTCAGGGATGGCCTATAGCCGCTGCGTCGCGGCTTGCTAAAGCTGCGCTTCGCTAGCAGTGTATGCGGGAGGATGCGAAAATATGCATGGCCCGCAACTGGGAAAATTTCACCCGATGATGCCTGCGTCAATCAGTATCTTCAGAACAAAGATTGTTCCACCAGAAGCCACTAATCCGTACCCAAGCAGTGTCAATATCGGCATCTGAAGTCCTCCTTCGCGGTTTGTTGTCAGTATCACCAATTGAGAGGAGAGATATACCATGTTTTATTCGATGGCGTTACCACGCCGGCGTCAAA
Proteins encoded in this window:
- a CDS encoding helix-turn-helix transcriptional regulator, producing the protein MKNRIRELLDGRPVTWLAEKSGVKRTTIHTYIKGGIPQLDKAYAIARVFGVSVYDIWPDL